The genomic DNA AGCTTCGCGAGTTGAGCATATCCATCGATCCATTCTTCCCCATCTGACAAGTGTTTAGTCACGCTCACAGGAACAGGTACGCCTTCTGGTGAAATAAGGCCAAACGTATAGACTTCGGCATCTTCCACCATGTTTTCATAGAGGGAGAGGCGCTCCTTTTTTTCAGAGACTGCCTTATCTGCTTGAAGATCCTTGCTTTCATCCGTCATCGAAGCTCCTTGGTCTGAGCGGCTATCTTCCACTGGTGACTGTTGAAGAAGAGCGGGGCTCAGCAGGGTAAAGATCATGATGGCGGCAACAGCGACCAGACCAGGTATGATTCTTTTACCTTTACGGTGTCGCTGTTTTTCACCTTGTTCCCTGATGGAAGCATAAATGGATTCAGGTTTTCGCCCATCGTTGATTTTGGGAAGCTTCTTAACCAGCTTTTCAATGTCCCGGTCATTCCAATCAGATTGCTTCACTATCGTCCCCCTCCTTCCGCAACCGTTTGTTCATTTCAATCCGCAGCCATTTGACGGCGCGATGCTGGGTTGTTTTCACTTTGCTTTCCGACCAGTTCAAAATCTCTGCAGTTTCTACGATGGAAAGCTCCTGAAGATAACGCATGATGATGACCATGCGGTGGTCCGTCGAACAACACTTAAGGCAGTCATACAGTTCGCGCACTTCCTCATTGGCAAGGGCGAGTTCTTCAGGAAGCGGGTTCTCATCGGACAATTCGCTCCGATTCCAGTCAAATTTGTCCAGAAGGCGATTTTTCCAGTTCTTCTGCTTCCTGAAGTGATCGATTGCAACGTTCTTCGCTATCGAGAAAAGCCAAGTGCGTTCAGAGCTCTTCCCTTCAAAATGCTGATGTGACTTGAGCACGCGGATATACACTTCCTGTACAAGGTCTTCAGCCAATTGTCTGTTCTGCACCATGTAGAGAAGAAATTGAAATACATCCTGATGGTACTTTTTATACATGTCCTCAAAAACGGAGTGCACTTCTTTCCCTCCCCGTCATTCCATTAGTCGTTATTTCCTTGCAAAAGGTTACACATTATCAAATATAGTAGTTTCTGGGACGTTTGGAAAGACCTATATTTCAATTCCTGTCCAGTGCACAAAAAGAACCCTTACGGCACGTAACGGTTGCCGTAAGGGTGAAAAGCGCATAATTCATGATTGTTCCCCGTGTAACAAGAAAAATCGGGGTGATCCTGCAATGTGCATGCGAGAAATGACTAATAAGGAAGAAAGAAGGTGAACGTTGTCCCTTGATCGAGTTTGCTTTGCACCTGGATATGGCCGCCATGGGCTTCCACGATATTCCGGGCGATCGCAAGGCCGAGTCCTGTTCCCGCCTTCCCCCTTGTCCTTGCTTTATCCGCTTTATAGAATCGTTCAAAGACGAATGGCAGATCCTCCTCCGGGATCCCGGATCCTGTGTCTTGTACAAAGAAGAGGTAGCCTTGGGTATTCCGATTGAGGGAGACGGTCACTTCTCCTCCCCCAGGAGTATGCCGTATGGCGTTATCGATCAAATTGGTCAGGACCTGTTCGATTTTATCAGGATCGATGGATAGTTCACGTTCCCTCTCGACCTCACTCTCGAACTGGATGGAAATCTTCTTCTCTTTGGCAACACCCGCAAACTTATTGGCCACCCGCTCTGTGAACGGCATGATACTGACCGATTGTTCATGAAGGGTGATGTGCCCCGCCTCCATCCTCGCAAGGTCGAGGAGGTCATTGACCAATCTTCCCATTCGGAGCGACTCATCATAGATGATGCGGGCGATTTCTTTTTTCTCTTCTTCTGTTTCCGCGATATCATCCACAATCGCTTCGCTGTACCCCTGGAGCATCGAGATCGGGGTGCGGAGTTCATGGGACACGTTCGCAATAAAATCTTTCCGAAGCTTGTCCAGTCGACGTTCTTCCGTCATATCCCGTACGACGGCGACCGCGCCACGGATCGTATTATTATTATAAAGTGGACTGACAATCACCACATAGCTCCGTCCCTGAAGCGAAATCTCATCGGTTTGTTCCATGGCAGTCACCACAACGCTCTGCAACAGTTCTTTGACGATGGCCGGAATCGCTTCGCCTTCGTTGCTTCCGTGCTCGTAATACCATTGCTGGAGGAACCGGTCTGCAGGAGGGTTCGTAATGAGGATCGTACCGTCCCGATTGAAGGTGATGACCCCGTCGGCCATGGAACTCAAAATGCTCGACAGCTGTTCTTTTTCCTGATTCAAGGCATTGATATGGAACTTCAGCTGTCTTCCCATCTGGTTGAATCCCGTCGCAAGTTCACCGATTTCATCTTTTGTCAGGATCGGTACTTTCGTATCGAACTTCCCTTTCGCCACTTCGAAGGCTGCTTCCCTCATCTTCCTCAATGGCGATGTGATCCTGGTGGAGAGGAAGAAAGCAAAGATGGTGGTGAGGATGATCGCGATCCCCATGGCAAGGACGATAAGCTTCGTTGTCTGTTTCGTCGTATCCTTGATCACATCAAGGGACTGATAAAGATAGACGGCCCCTTCCTGACCGTTGACGCTCAGGTGGCTTCCGACGACGATGATATTCTCATGACGATTCGCAGAGGGATCGGAGGGAACTTCATATTCCCTCTTGATGGTCTCATCACGTACTTTTACTTCCTTCAGTTTCGGGTCATTTCTGATGAACCGGTGAATATCCTTCTCAACCCCTGTGGAATCCTGGGAAAACAGTTCCTGATTATCATCGACCGTAATGAGAATATTGACGGGATCATCGATGATTTCACTGCCAAGCTCGAGGCCCAGATCAAGGTCTTCATGATTTTCAATCACCTTGGCCACTTTGTCGGCAGTGATCGTGAGCTCGTTTTCCACCACATCCACATGGTAGTTCTGGAAGAACTCAAGAAGCAGGATCGTCAGGATGAAAAGAACGAAGGAAACGAGGAGAAGGATGGTGACCCAAAGCTTCCCGACTACACTACGCCACAGTCTCATTCATTTGTAACCTCGAACTTATATCCGACGCCCCAAACGGTGACGATCATACGGGCAGCGTCTTCCGATACTTTGTTCAATTTTTCACGAAGGCGTTTGACGTGGGTATCCACTGTCCGAAGATCTCCGAAGAAT from Rossellomorea marisflavi includes the following:
- the sigX gene encoding RNA polymerase sigma factor SigX, which gives rise to MHSVFEDMYKKYHQDVFQFLLYMVQNRQLAEDLVQEVYIRVLKSHQHFEGKSSERTWLFSIAKNVAIDHFRKQKNWKNRLLDKFDWNRSELSDENPLPEELALANEEVRELYDCLKCCSTDHRMVIIMRYLQELSIVETAEILNWSESKVKTTQHRAVKWLRIEMNKRLRKEGDDSEAI
- a CDS encoding ATP-binding protein, coding for MRLWRSVVGKLWVTILLLVSFVLFILTILLLEFFQNYHVDVVENELTITADKVAKVIENHEDLDLGLELGSEIIDDPVNILITVDDNQELFSQDSTGVEKDIHRFIRNDPKLKEVKVRDETIKREYEVPSDPSANRHENIIVVGSHLSVNGQEGAVYLYQSLDVIKDTTKQTTKLIVLAMGIAIILTTIFAFFLSTRITSPLRKMREAAFEVAKGKFDTKVPILTKDEIGELATGFNQMGRQLKFHINALNQEKEQLSSILSSMADGVITFNRDGTILITNPPADRFLQQWYYEHGSNEGEAIPAIVKELLQSVVVTAMEQTDEISLQGRSYVVIVSPLYNNNTIRGAVAVVRDMTEERRLDKLRKDFIANVSHELRTPISMLQGYSEAIVDDIAETEEEKKEIARIIYDESLRMGRLVNDLLDLARMEAGHITLHEQSVSIMPFTERVANKFAGVAKEKKISIQFESEVERERELSIDPDKIEQVLTNLIDNAIRHTPGGGEVTVSLNRNTQGYLFFVQDTGSGIPEEDLPFVFERFYKADKARTRGKAGTGLGLAIARNIVEAHGGHIQVQSKLDQGTTFTFFLPY